The proteins below are encoded in one region of Paenarthrobacter ilicis:
- a CDS encoding MBL fold metallo-hydrolase, which yields MSAWLELGPDNYVLKTEGSLLNTGLVVGSELAMVIDTGCGPRQGREILAAVREKTQLPLVVVNTHAHYDHFFGNAVFAEDGVTEFWAHANCAAAIEKDADNQRRFVATIEPEMAAAEGDSVEVVVPNALVHDQPVLVDLGGVTATLFYLGRAHTDGDLLVGTSSTLYVGDLVEQGAHPSFEDSYPEEWADALRHISALRHRYEHLVPGHGEPASDQFVKTMANTMSTAVRQATQSIRDMPADATKAIPVLPYGPEQSRWFIKRLQETNAQSKGSLGAPDFGPGKTGPYPS from the coding sequence TTGTCAGCTTGGCTAGAACTCGGACCCGACAACTACGTCCTGAAAACCGAGGGGTCGTTACTGAACACCGGCCTGGTGGTGGGCTCAGAACTCGCCATGGTCATCGACACTGGCTGCGGCCCACGACAGGGCCGGGAGATTCTGGCAGCAGTCCGCGAAAAGACCCAACTGCCGTTGGTGGTAGTCAACACGCACGCCCACTACGATCACTTCTTCGGCAATGCGGTTTTTGCCGAAGACGGCGTCACGGAGTTCTGGGCGCACGCCAACTGTGCTGCGGCCATCGAGAAGGACGCCGATAACCAGCGACGGTTTGTGGCCACCATCGAACCAGAGATGGCCGCGGCAGAAGGCGACTCCGTTGAGGTAGTGGTACCTAACGCGCTGGTACATGATCAGCCCGTGCTGGTGGACCTCGGCGGAGTAACCGCAACCCTGTTCTACCTGGGCCGGGCCCACACGGACGGCGACCTGCTGGTGGGGACCAGCTCCACGCTCTACGTGGGCGATCTGGTGGAGCAGGGTGCGCATCCGTCCTTCGAGGACTCGTACCCCGAAGAGTGGGCTGACGCGCTGCGGCACATTTCTGCGCTTCGGCACAGGTATGAGCACCTGGTACCGGGCCACGGTGAACCCGCCAGCGATCAGTTTGTGAAAACCATGGCCAACACCATGAGCACCGCTGTCCGGCAGGCAACCCAATCAATCCGGGATATGCCAGCTGACGCAACCAAGGCTATTCCAGTGCTGCCGTATGGCCCGGAGCAGTCCCGCTGGTTCATCAAGCGGCTGCAGGAGACAAACGCGCAAAGCAAGGGATCTCTGGGTGCTCCGGATTTCGGCCCTGGCAAGACGGGCCCCTACCCGTCCTGA
- a CDS encoding choice-of-anchor P family protein, giving the protein MKRSHVAILGALTLTLAGPAMPAVAATTPAQVTTGFSGSAYGSYIFNTDKTLTSGPTASSSISCTGATGKSSSNTAAALTVPAVGNVGAATTSSKTLLTTTGKRIESRSTIAGTNLLGGLITAGAITSESTAEKDTTGANVGTNKTTIADLKVLGVGVNANPGANTVLDLSVPLVGTVGKVTLNGQEKRLVNGVFQVSTTALRVEVLKVGLPGIKAGTDISLGVTTANLTAPQSGYFTGGGFSTKASLANGLINSGPTALAYTRCGAGTTSAKVAGLNIPGLATAGAASTTTTGVLTPQAKSSVTNNIAGLNVLNGLIQVDAIKAETSATLPAGATAATLTDTSTFTNLRIAGLPAINASVAPNTVVQVAGLGRVTLHKVTRSSNAIVVTMIEVVLNQPIGALPTGSTIQIGYSNSGVGL; this is encoded by the coding sequence ATGAAACGTTCGCATGTTGCCATATTGGGGGCACTCACACTCACGCTAGCAGGACCGGCAATGCCGGCGGTCGCAGCAACCACACCAGCCCAAGTCACAACGGGGTTCTCCGGATCTGCCTATGGGTCGTACATTTTCAATACCGACAAGACTCTGACCTCTGGTCCAACCGCCAGCTCCAGCATCAGTTGCACGGGTGCCACCGGGAAATCTTCCTCTAACACCGCCGCGGCATTGACTGTTCCCGCTGTAGGCAATGTAGGAGCGGCCACGACGAGTTCCAAGACACTGCTCACGACAACGGGCAAACGGATTGAAAGCCGCTCAACGATTGCGGGGACCAACCTGCTTGGTGGGCTGATTACCGCTGGCGCCATTACGTCCGAAAGCACCGCTGAAAAGGACACCACTGGAGCCAATGTCGGAACAAACAAGACAACCATCGCCGATCTGAAGGTTCTGGGCGTCGGGGTAAACGCCAACCCTGGCGCCAACACGGTGTTGGACCTGTCGGTGCCGCTGGTCGGCACAGTCGGGAAAGTCACCCTGAACGGGCAGGAAAAACGCTTAGTTAACGGCGTTTTCCAGGTATCCACAACTGCCCTTCGAGTGGAAGTCCTGAAGGTCGGGCTGCCTGGCATCAAGGCCGGGACTGACATTAGCCTTGGGGTCACTACTGCAAACCTGACAGCCCCCCAATCAGGCTATTTCACCGGTGGCGGGTTCAGCACTAAAGCATCACTTGCCAACGGACTCATCAACTCCGGACCGACAGCGCTCGCATACACTCGCTGCGGCGCCGGCACCACTTCCGCAAAGGTAGCTGGGCTCAACATCCCAGGTCTTGCAACCGCAGGAGCGGCATCCACAACGACAACTGGCGTTTTGACCCCCCAAGCCAAGAGTTCAGTTACGAACAATATCGCTGGACTGAATGTGCTGAATGGTCTCATTCAAGTCGATGCCATCAAGGCGGAGACGAGCGCTACCCTGCCAGCTGGGGCAACGGCAGCGACGCTGACGGATACCTCAACGTTCACCAATCTACGAATTGCGGGACTGCCCGCGATTAACGCCTCAGTCGCCCCCAACACAGTGGTACAAGTAGCGGGTTTGGGACGAGTTACTCTTCACAAAGTCACCAGGTCTTCGAACGCAATTGTGGTGACCATGATTGAGGTAGTGCTCAACCAGCCGATCGGCGCTTTGCCCACCGGATCCACAATTCAGATCGGATACTCGAACTCAGGCGTCGGCCTCTAG
- a CDS encoding Lrp/AsnC family transcriptional regulator gives MSEAEAEQTAVPLDTVDQDIIKELTTDGRMSVTQVAQNVHISRAHAYSRIARLTGEGVLTKFTALVDPIKAGLRSSAYVTLKVQQHSWRELKEQLRAIPEVHHIALVGGDFDVILLVRATDNIHLRRVIFDQLQSMDGVLDTQTFLVFEDVDTR, from the coding sequence ATGAGCGAGGCAGAGGCGGAGCAGACCGCCGTCCCCCTGGACACTGTGGACCAGGACATTATCAAAGAGCTGACCACAGACGGGCGCATGTCCGTTACCCAGGTGGCACAAAACGTGCACATCAGCCGCGCCCATGCCTACTCCCGGATTGCCCGGCTGACAGGCGAAGGCGTATTGACAAAATTCACGGCATTGGTGGATCCCATCAAGGCCGGCCTTAGATCATCCGCATACGTGACGCTTAAGGTTCAACAGCATTCTTGGCGTGAGTTGAAGGAGCAGTTGAGGGCCATCCCCGAGGTTCACCACATCGCCTTGGTGGGCGGCGACTTCGACGTCATCCTGTTAGTCCGCGCCACAGACAACATCCACCTCCGCCGTGTGATTTTCGACCAATTGCAGTCAATGGACGGCGTACTGGACACCCAGACTTTCCTTGTATTTGAGGATGTGGATACCCGCTAA
- the pdhA gene encoding pyruvate dehydrogenase (acetyl-transferring) E1 component subunit alpha has product MTIHADHSAPETVPEDQAADVRTKFGISVEDYMLPARHQIQMVNPDGSLRSRDEQGTEPGHEYPTPGDQHLMDAYEQLVIGRRVNDQNSALVRQGRMAVYPSSHGQEACQVAAAMCLSEGDWLFPTYRDAVAVMTRGVDPVEVMTIFRGDWHGGYDPTEHNVGIQCTPLTTQLLHAVGVAHAAKLRGENTVVMAMCGDGATSEGDFHEALNFAAVFHLPVIFFVQNNKYAISVPLSHQSVAPSLAHKAVGYGMAGERVDGNDLVALLSVMDRAVKLARDGSGPLLIEAHTYRMQAHTNADDATRYRPDSEVAEWQAKDPLARMKSYLTDKGLLDEEASNRIAEHAEAVATQLREGLGEDVPVQPLDLFKYVFDKQTPQLKEQSELLAGELARAGSAENTGTESAK; this is encoded by the coding sequence ATGACGATCCATGCAGACCACTCTGCGCCGGAAACGGTGCCAGAGGACCAAGCTGCTGACGTTCGGACAAAATTCGGCATCAGCGTTGAGGACTACATGCTTCCCGCCCGGCACCAGATCCAAATGGTGAACCCGGACGGCAGTCTTCGCTCGCGGGACGAGCAAGGAACTGAACCAGGCCACGAATACCCCACGCCCGGCGATCAGCATCTGATGGACGCTTATGAGCAATTGGTCATTGGTCGACGGGTCAACGATCAGAACTCTGCGCTGGTCCGGCAGGGCCGTATGGCCGTCTACCCCTCAAGCCACGGCCAGGAAGCCTGCCAGGTTGCAGCCGCCATGTGCCTCAGTGAAGGCGACTGGCTGTTCCCCACCTACCGTGACGCCGTAGCCGTCATGACCCGCGGGGTGGACCCCGTGGAAGTGATGACCATCTTCCGCGGCGACTGGCACGGCGGGTACGACCCCACGGAGCACAACGTCGGCATCCAGTGCACCCCGCTCACCACCCAGCTGCTGCACGCCGTCGGTGTGGCCCACGCCGCCAAGCTGCGCGGTGAGAATACGGTAGTGATGGCCATGTGTGGCGACGGCGCCACCAGCGAGGGAGACTTCCACGAGGCCCTGAACTTCGCCGCCGTCTTCCACCTGCCCGTCATCTTCTTCGTGCAGAACAACAAGTACGCCATCTCCGTGCCGCTCAGCCACCAGTCCGTGGCTCCGTCGCTGGCCCACAAGGCCGTCGGTTACGGCATGGCCGGTGAGCGCGTGGACGGCAACGACCTCGTTGCGTTGCTGTCAGTGATGGACCGGGCCGTGAAGCTGGCCCGCGACGGATCCGGCCCGCTCCTGATCGAAGCCCACACCTACCGCATGCAGGCCCACACCAACGCCGACGACGCCACCCGCTACCGCCCGGACAGTGAAGTTGCCGAATGGCAGGCCAAAGATCCGCTGGCACGCATGAAGTCGTACCTCACTGACAAGGGTCTCCTTGACGAGGAGGCCAGCAACAGGATCGCTGAGCACGCCGAAGCCGTCGCCACCCAGCTGCGCGAAGGCCTGGGTGAAGATGTTCCCGTCCAGCCGCTAGACCTCTTCAAGTACGTCTTCGACAAGCAAACGCCGCAGCTGAAAGAGCAGTCAGAACTGCTCGCCGGCGAACTCGCCCGCGCTGGTAGCGCCGAAAACACCGGAACGGAGAGCGCAAAATGA
- a CDS encoding dihydrolipoamide acetyltransferase family protein, producing the protein MSSDMQVFKLPDLGEGLTEAELVNWLVAVGDEIVVDQPIAEVETAKSMVEVPSPYAGTVAELHGEAGQTLDVGKPLISISKGGAAPDGSVAAETYRTEEKAGSGNVLIGYGTPGGATGGRTRPRKASLAVVNPVAVPEPAAEPVMEPAVAGTRIPGKLSAVISPLVRKMARDHGVSLDAIEGSGASGLIMRRDIEAAISAPEAPFAAAPAVVAPAVDSGAVDSRTGLAVSARTPVRGVRKAVAANMAKSRSEIPEATVWVDVDATALLDMRADLKKRAPNDTPGLLAYIARFVTAGLKKYPALNTRFETTHDGSQEIVGFDGINLGFAAQTNRGLVVPSVRNAHKLSARELDAEIRRLTAVAREGKATPTELGSGTFTLNNYGVFGVDGSAAIINYPEVAMLGVGRIIDKPWVVSGELAVRKITELTLAFDHRVCDGETAAGFLRYVADAIENPGGALADM; encoded by the coding sequence ATGAGCTCAGATATGCAGGTCTTTAAACTGCCCGATCTTGGGGAGGGCCTCACCGAGGCTGAACTGGTGAACTGGCTCGTTGCCGTGGGTGACGAGATTGTGGTTGACCAGCCCATCGCCGAGGTTGAGACCGCCAAGTCCATGGTTGAGGTGCCCTCGCCATACGCCGGCACCGTTGCCGAGCTGCACGGTGAGGCCGGTCAAACGCTCGACGTCGGCAAGCCGCTGATCTCGATTTCAAAGGGGGGCGCCGCGCCGGATGGTTCGGTTGCTGCGGAGACGTATCGCACGGAGGAGAAGGCCGGTTCCGGCAACGTGCTGATCGGCTATGGCACTCCGGGTGGAGCGACAGGAGGACGTACCCGGCCGCGCAAGGCAAGCCTCGCCGTCGTCAATCCAGTAGCCGTTCCAGAACCAGCTGCTGAACCGGTGATGGAGCCGGCGGTTGCCGGGACGCGAATCCCGGGAAAGCTCAGTGCCGTCATCTCGCCCTTGGTGCGCAAGATGGCTCGTGATCACGGTGTTTCGCTCGACGCGATTGAGGGTTCAGGTGCGAGTGGGCTGATCATGCGCAGGGACATCGAAGCTGCGATCTCTGCGCCAGAGGCTCCTTTTGCCGCAGCGCCTGCTGTCGTTGCTCCTGCCGTTGATTCGGGGGCTGTTGATAGTCGCACTGGCTTGGCCGTGTCTGCCCGGACACCCGTACGAGGAGTCCGGAAAGCCGTTGCCGCGAACATGGCGAAGAGCCGTTCGGAGATCCCGGAAGCCACTGTCTGGGTGGATGTTGATGCTACGGCGCTGCTGGACATGCGGGCAGACCTGAAGAAGCGCGCTCCGAACGATACGCCAGGCCTCTTGGCCTACATCGCTCGTTTTGTCACGGCTGGGTTAAAAAAGTACCCGGCGCTGAATACCCGGTTCGAAACAACCCACGACGGCTCACAGGAAATCGTAGGCTTCGACGGCATCAACCTCGGTTTTGCTGCCCAGACCAATCGCGGGCTCGTGGTCCCGTCGGTCCGCAATGCCCACAAATTGAGCGCGCGGGAACTGGACGCTGAGATCAGGCGACTCACCGCCGTCGCCCGTGAAGGTAAAGCGACGCCTACGGAGCTTGGCTCCGGCACCTTCACGTTGAACAACTACGGAGTGTTTGGCGTCGACGGCTCGGCCGCGATCATCAACTACCCCGAAGTTGCCATGCTTGGAGTGGGTCGCATCATCGACAAACCCTGGGTAGTGAGCGGTGAGTTGGCGGTCCGAAAGATCACCGAGCTCACCCTCGCGTTTGACCACCGCGTGTGCGACGGCGAGACCGCCGCAGGCTTCCTGCGGTACGTGGCCGACGCGATTGAGAACCCCGGCGGCGCGCTGGCCGACATGTAA
- a CDS encoding YdcF family protein translates to MIFLLWLIAAFQFFYNPPQAKPHKTDAIIVLGGMSKERLPVAEKLQAQLDIPVLVVSTTGLSGNVEGDALCDDNADDPDLVCFRPSPLNTRGEAESLSALIAQHSWKSVTVVTSNYHLMRAGTLIEQCTSAEVQMFGSPPDLSAGAWLDRFVVETGGPD, encoded by the coding sequence GTGATTTTCCTGCTGTGGCTAATTGCCGCTTTCCAGTTCTTCTACAATCCGCCTCAAGCCAAACCACACAAGACCGATGCAATTATTGTCCTGGGTGGCATGAGCAAAGAGCGGCTACCCGTGGCTGAGAAATTGCAGGCCCAGCTGGATATACCCGTCCTTGTTGTCTCGACCACAGGATTGTCGGGGAACGTTGAAGGCGATGCGCTGTGCGACGACAACGCCGATGATCCTGACCTGGTATGTTTTCGCCCCTCACCCCTCAATACCCGGGGTGAAGCCGAATCTTTGAGTGCCCTGATTGCCCAGCACAGCTGGAAGTCCGTGACCGTGGTGACGTCCAACTACCACCTCATGCGGGCAGGGACCCTCATTGAACAATGCACGTCCGCCGAGGTGCAGATGTTCGGGTCGCCTCCTGACCTTTCTGCCGGCGCATGGCTCGATCGATTTGTGGTGGAAACGGGGGGGCCTGATTGA
- a CDS encoding S8 family serine peptidase, with amino-acid sequence MVLNARMHTLRAAGLTVASLLICGGLAVQPAAAGDFDTVPSKPQVLQPEPDTGTDQFIVGVKDNAAKAAKATVDVAAEKAAGKLGAATESTRENATGGHVIKLSQKLSAAAAETFAQTLRSDPSIAYAEPDAIMHPASGATDPGYPSQWSLWNSVGGLRIPGAWNYNHGEGVVVAVVDTGITSHPDLNGNVLPGYDMISDAADARDGDGRDPDPTDVGDWEPAGVCEAGSPENKSSWHGTHVAGTIAAVANNGEGITGVAPGAKILPVRAMSFCGGYTSDIADSIVWAAGGVVDGVPANQNPAKIINLSLGGKRACSATYQNAINFAHNAGAAVIVAAGNSNRPAAEYSPANCQNVITVAASDKSGARAPYSNYGSTVDVTAPGGNMSSDYLNGIVSTSNFGTSTAAAPAYSWMQGTSMAAPHVAGIAALLYSAEGANLTPALLEQQLKNASRPLPAGCPAGCGAGLIDATAALKASGAGIKAGAGKKNNDFDGDGTADVLARTLDGALVLYQGNGSGGWRQAYQIGSGWNGMTAIELAGDFNGDGMSDVIARASNGVLWLYPGNGAGGWLPAQQIGSGWNVMTAIEAPGDFNGDGNADIIARASNGVLWLYPGNGLGGWLPAQQIGWGWDVMTAIDGVGDFNGDGNADIIARNSSGGLFLYPGNGSGGWLPSKQIGWGWNGITAIEGPGDFDGDGKVDVLGRTASGDLVLYRGTGLGSFANSYRVGAGWNVMNVIL; translated from the coding sequence ATGGTCCTCAACGCCCGAATGCACACCCTGCGAGCTGCCGGTTTGACCGTAGCCTCGCTGCTGATTTGCGGAGGCTTGGCTGTCCAGCCTGCAGCCGCAGGCGACTTCGACACTGTTCCCTCCAAGCCACAGGTCCTTCAGCCCGAGCCCGATACAGGCACGGATCAATTCATTGTTGGCGTTAAGGACAATGCCGCAAAAGCTGCCAAGGCAACAGTTGACGTTGCGGCTGAAAAGGCCGCCGGAAAGCTGGGAGCTGCCACTGAGAGCACCCGCGAGAACGCAACGGGTGGCCATGTCATCAAGCTCAGCCAAAAACTCTCCGCTGCGGCAGCAGAGACCTTTGCGCAGACGCTGCGTTCGGATCCGAGCATCGCTTACGCAGAACCTGATGCCATCATGCACCCGGCCTCCGGCGCCACGGACCCCGGTTACCCCAGCCAGTGGAGCCTCTGGAACTCCGTTGGTGGTCTGCGCATTCCCGGTGCATGGAATTACAACCATGGTGAAGGCGTAGTGGTAGCAGTGGTGGACACAGGGATCACCAGTCACCCGGACCTCAATGGCAACGTTCTGCCCGGCTACGACATGATCTCTGATGCTGCTGATGCCCGTGACGGCGACGGCAGGGATCCGGACCCCACGGACGTGGGCGACTGGGAACCAGCAGGGGTCTGTGAAGCCGGCAGCCCTGAGAACAAGTCATCCTGGCACGGCACTCACGTTGCCGGAACCATTGCGGCGGTGGCCAACAACGGAGAAGGCATCACCGGTGTGGCCCCTGGTGCAAAGATTCTCCCGGTAAGGGCCATGAGTTTCTGCGGCGGATATACATCCGACATCGCTGATTCGATTGTGTGGGCTGCCGGTGGGGTAGTGGACGGAGTTCCTGCAAACCAGAACCCGGCCAAGATCATCAACCTCAGCCTCGGCGGCAAGCGGGCTTGCTCGGCCACCTACCAGAACGCCATCAACTTCGCCCACAACGCTGGGGCAGCTGTGATCGTGGCTGCAGGCAACTCGAACCGCCCAGCAGCTGAATACAGCCCGGCAAACTGCCAGAACGTGATCACCGTGGCCGCCAGTGACAAGTCCGGCGCCCGGGCACCTTACTCCAACTACGGAAGCACTGTGGATGTCACCGCCCCTGGCGGAAACATGTCCAGTGATTACCTGAACGGCATTGTGTCCACCTCCAACTTTGGGACCAGCACAGCAGCAGCCCCTGCCTACTCATGGATGCAGGGCACGTCCATGGCAGCGCCGCACGTGGCCGGTATTGCCGCGTTGCTCTACTCCGCCGAAGGCGCCAACCTGACTCCGGCCCTGCTGGAACAACAACTGAAAAACGCGTCCAGGCCCCTTCCCGCAGGATGCCCGGCCGGTTGTGGTGCTGGCTTGATCGATGCCACGGCGGCGTTGAAGGCTTCAGGGGCAGGTATCAAAGCCGGTGCGGGAAAGAAGAACAACGACTTTGATGGTGACGGGACCGCGGACGTACTGGCCCGAACTCTGGACGGGGCACTGGTGCTCTACCAAGGCAACGGCTCTGGTGGGTGGCGCCAGGCGTACCAGATTGGTTCCGGCTGGAACGGGATGACCGCTATTGAGCTGGCCGGCGACTTCAATGGTGACGGCATGAGCGACGTTATTGCCCGTGCCAGTAACGGTGTGTTGTGGCTTTACCCCGGTAACGGTGCTGGTGGCTGGCTTCCGGCCCAGCAGATCGGTAGCGGCTGGAACGTCATGACAGCCATCGAAGCCCCAGGCGACTTCAACGGTGACGGCAACGCTGACATCATTGCCCGTGCCAGCAACGGTGTGTTGTGGCTGTACCCCGGAAACGGGCTGGGTGGATGGCTTCCTGCCCAGCAGATTGGATGGGGCTGGGACGTCATGACCGCTATTGACGGCGTGGGGGACTTCAACGGTGACGGCAACGCTGACATCATTGCCCGCAATTCCTCCGGTGGGCTGTTCCTCTATCCCGGCAATGGCTCGGGTGGCTGGCTTCCTTCCAAGCAAATCGGTTGGGGCTGGAACGGCATCACTGCAATTGAAGGTCCCGGCGACTTTGACGGCGACGGCAAGGTGGATGTCCTTGGACGTACCGCATCCGGCGATCTGGTGCTCTACCGCGGCACTGGTTTGGGTAGCTTTGCCAACTCGTACCGCGTTGGCGCCGGCTGGAACGTCATGAACGTCATTCTGTAG
- a CDS encoding DUF320 domain-containing protein → MNTTLRKCLLGTCFAGGMIVLSATAANAADTTSGKDGILSGTQVVAPVSAPINLNATSLGILGNSSSTASGGAHSAGTGSSPTVPAASTSGSNSIGSGTQIVAPITVPINLGSSSVGLLGGSTARSSAPPAAPPSPSSTPASTTNGNGGIGSGTQVIAPVTVPITLGATSVGVLGNSSASSVSAPSTPAAPVPAPSVPAAVPGQATTSGGESIASGAQVVAPISVPVNLGATAVGVLGDSSATSTSALPSTPAPAGATNGATTSGNGGVLSGTQVVLPITVPISTGATSVGIGGESTSTVHPPVVTPPVVTPPVVNPPVVNPPVVTPPVVNPPVVTPPVVNPPVVTPPVVNPPVVAPPTTVTDTATPTTGITTAALVTRSAPTGTASGAQGAAAAAATAAVGSPAALASTGLNPVFVFLAGAMMLMGLLLTTLGRRKAATSRR, encoded by the coding sequence ATGAACACCACTCTTCGCAAGTGCCTGCTGGGCACATGCTTTGCCGGGGGCATGATTGTCCTCAGCGCGACCGCGGCCAACGCCGCAGACACCACCAGTGGCAAGGACGGGATTCTTTCAGGAACCCAGGTTGTGGCGCCGGTTTCAGCGCCCATCAACCTCAATGCCACGTCTCTGGGAATTCTTGGCAACTCTTCATCCACTGCATCCGGCGGGGCGCACTCCGCAGGTACGGGAAGCAGCCCTACCGTCCCTGCCGCCAGCACCAGTGGATCCAACAGCATCGGCTCGGGAACGCAAATTGTCGCCCCGATCACGGTGCCCATAAACCTGGGCTCGTCGTCAGTGGGTCTGCTGGGGGGTTCCACTGCGAGGAGCTCAGCCCCACCCGCCGCGCCACCGTCACCAAGTTCGACGCCGGCGAGCACCACCAACGGCAACGGTGGCATCGGTTCGGGAACCCAAGTGATTGCACCGGTGACGGTTCCCATCACGCTGGGTGCAACCTCGGTGGGCGTACTGGGGAATTCCTCAGCGTCGTCCGTGTCCGCGCCGTCGACACCAGCAGCTCCTGTCCCAGCACCGTCAGTGCCAGCGGCGGTCCCGGGTCAGGCAACCACGTCGGGGGGAGAGAGTATCGCGTCCGGCGCTCAGGTAGTGGCTCCGATTTCGGTCCCTGTTAACCTCGGAGCCACTGCTGTGGGTGTCTTGGGCGACTCAAGCGCCACGTCCACGTCTGCTCTTCCATCCACCCCGGCCCCGGCGGGGGCAACCAACGGCGCTACAACATCGGGTAATGGCGGAGTCCTCTCCGGTACCCAGGTGGTCCTCCCTATCACGGTCCCCATCTCCACCGGGGCAACGTCGGTAGGCATTGGCGGAGAATCCACCAGCACCGTGCATCCGCCGGTGGTTACGCCTCCTGTGGTTACGCCTCCGGTGGTGAATCCGCCTGTGGTGAACCCGCCGGTGGTTACGCCTCCGGTAGTGAACCCGCCGGTGGTTACGCCTCCTGTGGTGAACCCGCCGGTGGTTACGCCTCCTGTGGTGAACCCGCCGGTAGTCGCTCCGCCCACCACCGTCACTGACACGGCGACGCCGACCACCGGGATCACTACCGCCGCGCTGGTGACCAGGAGTGCTCCCACCGGCACGGCGAGTGGCGCCCAAGGCGCAGCTGCAGCAGCGGCCACAGCCGCCGTCGGAAGTCCCGCAGCATTAGCCAGCACAGGCCTGAACCCGGTGTTCGTCTTCCTTGCCGGGGCCATGATGCTCATGGGATTGCTCTTGACAACCCTTGGACGCCGCAAGGCGGCAACCAGCCGCCGTTAG
- a CDS encoding alpha-ketoacid dehydrogenase subunit beta gives MTVTTTATGTTTANVSAATASAAASAAATAEATGPQSLTMAKALNTAMADAMRNDPSVLVFGEDVGMLGGVFRITDGLMAEFGEQRCFDTPLAESGIVGMAVGMAINGMRPVIEMQFDAFAYPAFEQIVSHVAKMHNRTKGKLKMPMVIRVPYAGGIGGVEHHCDSSESYYAHTAGLKVYTPATVADGYRMLREAIDSDDPVMFMEPKKLYWSKDQVDLGALRAEHDAGTSTEGRAAVARPGTDATLIAYGPSVPTALAAAAAAAEEGRSLEVIDVRTLVPFDDETVCASVRKTGRAVVIAEAHGFASVSSEIVARVQERAFHYLAAPILRVTGFDVPFPSPKLEHYYLPSVDRILDAVDDLQWED, from the coding sequence ATGACCGTCACCACAACTGCCACCGGCACTACCACCGCAAATGTCAGCGCAGCCACCGCCAGCGCCGCCGCTTCTGCCGCGGCCACTGCCGAAGCCACCGGCCCGCAGAGCCTCACCATGGCCAAAGCGCTCAACACCGCCATGGCCGACGCCATGCGCAACGACCCGTCCGTCCTGGTCTTCGGCGAGGACGTCGGAATGCTGGGCGGCGTCTTCCGCATTACCGACGGCCTCATGGCCGAATTCGGCGAACAGCGCTGTTTTGACACCCCGCTGGCCGAATCCGGCATCGTCGGTATGGCGGTGGGCATGGCCATCAACGGCATGCGCCCGGTCATCGAAATGCAGTTCGATGCCTTTGCCTACCCGGCCTTTGAGCAGATCGTCAGCCACGTAGCCAAGATGCACAACCGCACCAAGGGCAAGCTCAAAATGCCCATGGTCATCCGTGTTCCCTACGCCGGCGGCATCGGGGGAGTGGAGCACCACTGCGACTCCTCCGAGTCCTACTACGCCCACACCGCCGGCCTGAAGGTCTACACCCCGGCTACAGTGGCCGACGGATATCGCATGCTGCGTGAAGCCATCGATTCTGACGATCCCGTCATGTTCATGGAGCCCAAGAAGCTCTACTGGTCCAAGGACCAAGTGGACCTGGGCGCCTTGCGCGCAGAGCACGACGCCGGAACCTCCACCGAGGGCCGCGCGGCTGTTGCCCGTCCCGGCACGGACGCGACACTGATCGCCTACGGCCCGTCCGTCCCCACCGCGCTGGCCGCTGCAGCTGCCGCCGCAGAAGAGGGCCGGTCCCTGGAAGTCATCGACGTCCGCACCCTCGTCCCCTTCGACGACGAAACCGTCTGCGCGTCCGTACGCAAGACGGGACGCGCCGTCGTGATCGCCGAAGCCCACGGGTTCGCCTCCGTGTCCTCCGAGATCGTGGCCCGCGTCCAGGAACGTGCGTTCCACTACCTCGCCGCGCCAATTCTTCGGGTGACCGGCTTCGATGTCCCTTTCCCCTCTCCCAAGCTGGAGCACTACTACCTGCCGAGCGTCGACCGTATCCTCGACGCCGTCGACGACCTTCAATGGGAGGACTGA